In Prochlorococcus marinus XMU1404, the following proteins share a genomic window:
- a CDS encoding phytoene desaturase family protein: MQKYDVVVVGSGIGGLCCGSILALSGKKVLICEAHTQPGGVAHSFKRKGYTFESGPSLWSGIGKWPTTNPLGQILKLLDEEVELFQYKGWQVIVPEGNFNLDVGEEPFKQTIKTLRGEKSVKEWESFISGIKPLSQIINEIPLLSFSPESINFLDLINLTSKFLPNIKQIPKINKGFGNLVNNHLEDPFLRNWVDLLSFLISGMSMHDTNTAAMATLFNEWFEPNSYLEYPKGGSESIVKALINGLKKNGGELILSSRVETINFNKNLATGITLKNGSSYSCESVVTNTDVWNLKKLIPNEISKKWNTKVLNPNKCDSFLHIHLGFDADGLEDLPIHAIHVDEWAKGITAERNIAVFSIPSVLDKNMAPKGKHVLHGYTPANEPWEIWENLNPKELEYRNLKEERCSIFLNAVRKFIPDIDERIDLKMLGTPITHKKFTNTYCGSYGPALSAAKGVFPGCKTPVKNLFTCGASTFPGIGIPAVSASGAYAAEKIIGKKEFKTLLKKINL; encoded by the coding sequence ATGCAGAAATATGATGTTGTAGTTGTTGGTAGTGGAATAGGCGGTTTATGTTGTGGCTCAATTTTAGCTTTATCAGGCAAAAAAGTTCTTATCTGTGAAGCACATACCCAGCCCGGAGGTGTTGCTCACAGTTTCAAAAGAAAAGGTTACACATTCGAATCAGGTCCTTCATTGTGGAGTGGAATAGGTAAATGGCCAACTACTAATCCCTTAGGGCAAATTCTTAAATTACTTGATGAAGAAGTTGAACTATTTCAATACAAAGGTTGGCAAGTAATTGTCCCAGAAGGCAATTTTAATCTTGATGTTGGGGAAGAACCTTTTAAACAAACAATTAAAACTTTAAGAGGTGAGAAATCTGTTAAAGAATGGGAATCATTTATTTCCGGAATAAAACCTCTTAGCCAAATAATAAATGAAATACCGTTACTCTCATTTTCTCCCGAATCAATAAATTTCTTGGATCTAATAAATTTAACCTCAAAATTTTTACCTAATATCAAGCAAATACCAAAAATTAATAAGGGCTTTGGGAATTTAGTAAATAATCATCTAGAGGATCCTTTTCTCAGGAATTGGGTTGATTTATTGAGCTTTTTGATAAGCGGTATGTCAATGCATGATACAAATACAGCTGCGATGGCTACTTTATTTAACGAATGGTTTGAACCAAATTCATACCTTGAATACCCTAAAGGAGGTAGTGAATCTATCGTAAAAGCCTTAATTAATGGACTTAAAAAAAATGGAGGAGAACTAATTCTCTCTTCGAGAGTAGAGACAATTAACTTCAATAAAAATTTAGCAACAGGTATAACTCTTAAGAATGGTTCTAGTTATAGTTGCGAATCTGTTGTGACGAATACTGATGTTTGGAATTTAAAAAAGTTAATTCCAAATGAAATTTCAAAAAAATGGAATACAAAAGTTTTGAACCCTAATAAATGTGATTCTTTCCTTCATATACATCTAGGTTTTGATGCTGATGGTCTTGAAGATTTGCCAATACATGCGATACATGTTGATGAGTGGGCAAAAGGTATAACCGCAGAAAGAAATATAGCTGTTTTTTCAATCCCATCTGTTTTAGATAAAAATATGGCCCCTAAAGGGAAACATGTTCTTCATGGATATACTCCCGCAAATGAACCTTGGGAAATTTGGGAAAACTTAAATCCAAAGGAATTAGAATATAGAAATTTGAAAGAAGAAAGATGTTCAATATTCCTTAATGCAGTGCGAAAATTCATCCCTGACATAGATGAAAGGATTGATTTAAAGATGCTAGGGACCCCAATCACGCATAAAAAATTTACCAATACCTATTGCGGTAGTTACGGACCTGCATTATCTGCAGCAAAAGGTGTTTTCCCAGGCTGCAAAACTCCAGTGAAAAATTTATTTACTTGCGGTGCAAGTACATTTCCAGGTATTGGAATTCCTGCCGTTTCAGCAAGTGGTGCTTACGCAGCTGAAAAAATTATTGGTAAAAAAGAATTTAAAACTCTTCTTAAGAAGATAAATTTATGA